The following nucleotide sequence is from Triticum urartu cultivar G1812 unplaced genomic scaffold, Tu2.1 TuUngrouped_contig_7382, whole genome shotgun sequence.
ACGAGGGCGGAGGCTCCTTCGGGCCGGTGCTCGTGGTGCTCGCCGTCGTCTCCTTCCTCTCAGCCGCCGCGTGCATCGCCGGCCGGCTGTGCGGCCGGAGGTCGTCGTCGTCGAGAGGAAAGTCCTCTGCAGAGCAGCAGAGCACTGCAGATGCGGAGAAGGGGTTGGGTACTGCAAAGTGCCCGGCGGTTATGAGGCCCCTGCCGAGCTCCCGCGCCACGGTGCACGACATGGACGACGACGACGTTTTCGAGATCAAGTTCGCGCACGTGAAGCCACCGGC
It contains:
- the LOC125531528 gene encoding uncharacterized protein LOC125531528 codes for the protein MASLPQPLPYGSSYYPSAGSVRHTGRPAPDEGGGSFGPVLVVLAVVSFLSAAACIAGRLCGRRSSSSRGKSSAEQQSTADAEKGLGTAKCPAVMRPLPSSRATVHDMDDDDVFEIKFAHVKPPAEWEKHGAGGDGGGRGPAPPPPP